The genomic DNA CCAGTGCCTCCATCCGGATGATCGGGCCACCCGCGCCCACCAGAGTTCCCGCCGGACAGACAATCTCGGTGATGCGCCCGGCCGCCGGCGCCACAACGGGCGACTCCATCTTCATCGCCTCCGCGATGAGCAACACCTCGCCGGGCCGCACCTCGTCACCCACAGACACCAGGACCTTGGCCACCACACACTGCGACTCGGCCCGCACCAGTCCGCCGTCCCCGCGCACGATGCGGTAGACGCTGTGTCCGGCCTCCACGGTGATCAGGGGACCACCGGCCACCACCGTCAGTGCCATCTCGTGGTCGCCGACGACCATTCTGCGTTCGAACTTCCCGACCTCGGCGACCTGCGCGGCGACCACCGTCCCGTCGACCTCGATCTCGAAATCATCGGCGCCCAGCCAGCGCACCGTGAAGCGGCGGCGTTCGCCCTCGTATTCCAGCTCGACGGTCATCGCGGTGTCGTCAACCGGGTCCAGGCGTCCGTGAGCGGCCATGCCGGCGAACCTGTCGAGGGCGTCGGCGTGATCGCGCCGGTAGGCCTCCACGGCCGCGGCCACGAGGGCGGGTGCTGCGTCAGGGGCATCCAGCAGGATGCCGCTGTCCAAGGCCCGGTCCAACCACGTCGTGTCGACATGGCCCGCACGGATGTCGGCGTTGTCGAGCAGGGCCATCAGGAAGCGCCGGTTGGTGGTACCGCCTTCGACCACCGCGGCCGAGCGGGCCAGCGCCCGCCGCAGCCGCGCCAGCGCCTCATCCCGGTCCCGGCCCCAGGCAATGACTTTGGCGATCATGGAATCGAATTCGGACGCAATGCTGTCGCCGGCCACCACGCCTGCGTCGGTCCGGATCGACGGACCCTGCGGAATGCGCAGTTCGACCACCCGGCCGGGGGCGGGGGCGAACCCGCGCCGGGGATCCTCGGCGTTGAGCCGGACCTCGACGGCATGGCCGCGTGGTTCGGGCGGGTCGCCGATCAGGGGAAGCCCCTCGGCGATGTCGAGCTGGAGCTTCACCAGATCCACGCCGGTGACCGACTCGGTGACCGTGTGCTCCACCTGGAGCCGGGTGTTGACTTCGAGGAAGTAGAAATCGCCAGTGTCCGGCCGCGCAAGGAACTCCACGGTGCCGACCCCGGTGTAGCCGACGGTCCGGCACAGCCGGCGGGCGGCGTCGAGGATGCGCTGACGGGTGTGAGCGTCGATGTCGACGGGGGCAGATTCTTCGAGGACCTTCTGGCGCCGCCGCTGCACACTGCAGTCCCGCAACCCCAGTGCCCACACAGTGCCGGCGGTGTCGGCGGCCACCTGCACCTCGAAGTGGCGTCCGCCCAACACCTGCGCCTCGAGGAACAGGGTGGAGTCACCGAATGCGGACTCGGCTTCGGACCTGGCGCCCGCGAACGCCGCGGGGAGTTCGGCGGCGTCGCGCACCACCCTGATGCCGCGGCCACCGCCACCGGCGGCGGCCTTGATGACCACCGGGAATCCGATCCGGTGCGCGTGGGCGAGGGCGTCGTCAGCTGTCGCTACGGGGCCATGGCTCCACGGCACCACCGGGACCTCGGCCGACTCGGCGACTCGCTTGGCGGCGATCTTGTCGCCGAGCTTGTCCATGGCCTCCGCGCTGGGCCCGATGAACCGCACTCCGATGCGCTCGCACAGGCGCACGAAATCTGGATTCTCGGCGACGAAACCCCAACCAGGCCATACCGAATCGGCACCGCTGGACCGCAGGGCGGTTTCGAGGACGTCGAGATCGAGGTAGGTGTGCCTGCGGGCACCGGTCACGGGGTCGGTGGACATGGTGGGTCCGAGATGGACGGCGTGGTCGGCCTCGCGGACGAACCAGGAGCCGGCGTCGGCGTCGGTGTAGAGCGCCACCGTTTCCAGGGGCACGCCCCGTTCCATGCCGTACTCACCCGCGGCGTTGAGGAAGCGCATCGCGGCCTCGCCGCGGTTGACGATCGCCACGTGCTTCAGCATCCGGCTTCGCTCCCTTCGTCGACGACGCTGACATTTCCAACTTCGGGGTCGCCGGACAAGGACGCGGGTTTGCGAAGTATTGAGAGCGTCGAACGTGTGAATTGCGAAGATTGCCAAGCAGGTTGGGGTATCACGGCTGGTCGAAGGGTTATCCGGGCGCGCTGAGAAGTCCGCCGAAGCGGCGCCGTGGACGGGTTTGACACGTGTTGTGTGCTGCGTAACTGGTAGCTATTGCCTGTGGCGTACACCACACCTATGGTAGGACCAAAGTGAGCCCTGTCACTTCGATTGGAGATGTCCATATGACCCATCAGAGCGCGGCTCTGCCCTCCGATGTGAAACAGCCATCCGACCCGCGAAGCCTGCGTAGGGTCGGCGCGGCCAGCCTCATCGGCACCACCATCGAGTACTACGACTTCTTCGTGTACGGCACGGCCGCCGCGCTGGTGTTCCCCGCCGTCTTCTTTCCGAGCGCAAGCCCGGCGATGGGCACCATCGCGTCGTTCGCGACGTTCGGGGTGGCCTTCTTCGCCCGCCCGGTCGGTTCCATCATCTTCGGTCACTTCGGGGACAAGATCGGCCGCAAAAGGACGTTGGTGTGGACGCTGCTGATCATGGGTCTGTCCACTGTCGCGATCGGCCTGTTCCCGGGTTACGACACCGGCGTGTTCGGGATTCTCGAGAACGGCATCGGCATCTGGGCGCCCATCCTGCTGGTGGCGATGCGGTTCCTGCAGGGCTTGGCGATGGGCGGCGAATGGGCCGGCGCAACACTGTTGACGGCGGAGTACGCCCCACAGGGTCAACGAGGCCGCATGGCGGTGTACCCGCAGTTGGGCCCGGCATGCGCATTCTTCTTGGCCAGCGGCACGTTCTTCCTGGCTTCGGTCACCATCGGCGCCACCAGCGAGACATTCTTGAACTACGGTTGGCGGCTGCCGTTCATCGCGTCGCTGCTGTTGGTGATGGTGGGCCTGTGGATCCGGTTGTCCATCGAGGAAACCCCCGTCTTCAAAAACCACCTACGCACCAAGGAAACGGTGAGTGCACCCGAGAAGCTGCCGTTCGCTGATGCATTCCGGGAGCAGTGGAAGCAGATCCTGATCGCCGGTCTGGCGATGTCCACCGTCTTCTCGATGTTTTACACCGGCAGCACCTTCCTGACCAGCTACGGCATCGGCAATCTCGAGTTCACCCGCACCATGATCCTGGGCTTCGGCATGATCGCCGCGGTGGCGCTGGGCGTGGTGACCTCCGCGGCCTGCATCCTGAGCGACAAACTGGGGCGCAAGAAGGTGATTGCCGTGGCCTACGGTGCCGCGATCGTCTGGTCGTTGGCATTGTTCCCGCTGTTGGACACCGGTTCGCCCATCGCTTTCCTGATCGGTGTCACCGTGACGCTGTGCATCTACGGTGTGGCCAACGGCCCGGCCGGCGCCTTGCTGCCGGAGATGTTCAAGTCGCGGTTCCGTTACACCGGAGCGGGTTTGAGCTACAACCTGGGCGGCATCATCGGCGGCGCCATCCCGCCCATCCTCGCGGCACAGATCGTGGCCACGTCGTCGAGCATCTGGGTGGGCGTGCTGCTGGCCGCTTTGTCGGCGGTGAGCCTGCTCTGCGTCCTGGCTCTACCGGAGACCAAGGACCGCAACCTGGAGGAGACGGCCGCTCGTTGAGGGGGCTGACACTGCGGCGCCGCCAGGGAATCTCCCTGGCGGCGCTGTTGTTTCGCGGGGGAGTTCCGGCGGGCCTCCTGACTCCGCCGGTTGCAGCCTCCCCATCCCGGGCTCACGGGTCGTCGCCGGGTGGGTCTTCGTCGGGTTCATCGGGGGCGAGGATGCGGTCTCCGGTGGTGGTAGGGGTTGGTGCGGGCTTGCCCGCAGTCCAACGCTGGTGGTGGGATCCACTCGGTGATGCCGTCGTCGGGGCGGTTGCGGGTGGTCCACCCGGTGGTTTCGACCATCCTGTTGTCCGGCCCGCACGCCAGAGTCATGTCCTCGACGTCGGTGTTGCCGCCGTCTTTCCAGTCTTTGTTCGCGTGGTGGACTTCGGAGTGGTAGCCATCGGCGGTGCAGCCCGGGGCGGTGCAGCCCCGGTGCTGAGCCAGCAGCACGATGCGCTGCCCCGGTGAGGCGACGCGGCGGGTGCGGCCGAGATGCAGCGGCACTCCCTTGCCGTCGAACAGTGCCAGCCAGAGGTAGGCGTGCGAGGCCATGCGGATGACGTCGCGCATCGGGATCAGGGTGCCGCCGGCGGTGAGCCCGTGTCCGGCTGCCTTTTCCAGGTCTTTGAGTTCGGTGCGGATGATGATCGTGGCCGGTAGGCCTTTGTGTTGACCGAGATCACCGGAGGCCAGGACCGCTCGACCGGCGGCCAGGAACGCGTCGTGGTCGCGTTGGCTCTGGGTGCGCGTGTCTGTGGCCGCGTGCTCGGGGTCGGGTTCGCCGTCGACTTGTGGGGTGTCGTCGGCGGGGTTGCACATGCCGGGGGCAGCGAGTTTGGCTTTGACCGCTTCCCAGGTGGCTGCGGCTTCGGGGGTGAGGTATCCGGAGATGGGGACGGTGCCGTCGGGGCGTTGTTTGCCCAGGCGCAGCCCGCGGCGGGCTTGGCGGTCGGTGTCGGTGAAGGTGCCGTCTTGGTCGAGCAGGTACTTCAACCGGTCGGCGACGGCGGTGAAGCCGTCGGCGCCGAGGGTGCTGGCGTGGTGGGCGAGGTCGGTTTCGGCGGCTTCGCGGGCTTGGAAGTCCACCGATTGGGGCAGGGTGCGGAAGAACGACTTGATCTCGCTGACATGCTCAGGCCCGATCAGGCCCTTCTGTTGGGCGGCGGCGACTTTCGGCAACGCGGGGGGCATCGGCTCACCGGTCAGGGCGGTGCGGGGCCCGAGGAGTTCGGCGTTTTTGAGGCGCCGGAATGCTTCGGCTTCGCTGATCCGCAGCCGGGCGGCCAGGACTTTGGTGTAGCTGCTGGCGCCCAGTTCTTTCGGGGCGCATTCCGCGCGCAGACGGTGGTAGACCTTGTGATCGAGGACGGGGTGTTGCCAAGAGAGGGTTTCGCGGCGCTGCTGCAGGTCCAACAACTCCAGCGGGGTGAAGGCGTCGATGGACAGTGAGTTCATCTGCGCTTG from Mycolicibacterium tokaiense includes the following:
- a CDS encoding HNH endonuclease signature motif containing protein, with translation MGTSAVADREAMLAALTQMETLQAQMNSLSIDAFTPLELLDLQQRRETLSWQHPVLDHKVYHRLRAECAPKELGASSYTKVLAARLRISEAEAFRRLKNAELLGPRTALTGEPMPPALPKVAAAQQKGLIGPEHVSEIKSFFRTLPQSVDFQAREAAETDLAHHASTLGADGFTAVADRLKYLLDQDGTFTDTDRQARRGLRLGKQRPDGTVPISGYLTPEAAATWEAVKAKLAAPGMCNPADDTPQVDGEPDPEHAATDTRTQSQRDHDAFLAAGRAVLASGDLGQHKGLPATIIIRTELKDLEKAAGHGLTAGGTLIPMRDVIRMASHAYLWLALFDGKGVPLHLGRTRRVASPGQRIVLLAQHRGCTAPGCTADGYHSEVHHANKDWKDGGNTDVEDMTLACGPDNRMVETTGWTTRNRPDDGITEWIPPPALDCGQARTNPYHHRRPHPRPR
- a CDS encoding MFS transporter, with protein sequence MTHQSAALPSDVKQPSDPRSLRRVGAASLIGTTIEYYDFFVYGTAAALVFPAVFFPSASPAMGTIASFATFGVAFFARPVGSIIFGHFGDKIGRKRTLVWTLLIMGLSTVAIGLFPGYDTGVFGILENGIGIWAPILLVAMRFLQGLAMGGEWAGATLLTAEYAPQGQRGRMAVYPQLGPACAFFLASGTFFLASVTIGATSETFLNYGWRLPFIASLLLVMVGLWIRLSIEETPVFKNHLRTKETVSAPEKLPFADAFREQWKQILIAGLAMSTVFSMFYTGSTFLTSYGIGNLEFTRTMILGFGMIAAVALGVVTSAACILSDKLGRKKVIAVAYGAAIVWSLALFPLLDTGSPIAFLIGVTVTLCIYGVANGPAGALLPEMFKSRFRYTGAGLSYNLGGIIGGAIPPILAAQIVATSSSIWVGVLLAALSAVSLLCVLALPETKDRNLEETAAR